One window of candidate division KSB1 bacterium genomic DNA carries:
- a CDS encoding DMT family transporter produces MTAELRSVRVGKRPVVGVLAVGVLAMSSASLWIRMCTVPAFTIAAYRLLLSTLAFCLGEALRTGGRTQLFKPTGRTLAAGLFLAFHFGTWIQSLRLTSVASSVLLVQTSPIFVAVASAILLSEPPSRLQMGGILTTLAGTVVVAGHDLTSGRQALLGDALALAGALGAAGYWICGRAARQRMDTGTYARTVYGTAAVVTVALAAVSGAPLAGFSGSNWLLLVLIALVPQGVGHTSFNWALKHLSATAVSVFALGEPVGASLLAYLFLGESPPPGTLLGGVAVLLGIYLTLQGERVKTTKGRRGSA; encoded by the coding sequence ATGACGGCGGAGCTAAGGAGCGTCCGGGTGGGGAAACGGCCGGTCGTGGGAGTTCTTGCGGTGGGGGTGCTCGCGATGTCTTCCGCCTCGCTTTGGATCCGCATGTGCACGGTCCCCGCATTCACGATCGCCGCCTACAGGCTTCTCCTCTCAACACTGGCCTTCTGCTTGGGCGAGGCTCTGAGGACTGGCGGGCGCACCCAACTCTTCAAGCCCACAGGGCGGACTTTGGCGGCGGGTCTTTTCCTTGCCTTCCATTTCGGCACCTGGATCCAATCGTTGCGGCTGACGAGTGTGGCAAGCTCAGTGCTTCTGGTGCAGACGTCGCCAATTTTTGTCGCGGTGGCCTCGGCCATACTTCTCTCCGAGCCACCGTCCCGTCTTCAAATGGGCGGGATTCTGACGACGTTGGCCGGCACCGTTGTGGTCGCTGGGCATGACCTCACGTCTGGCCGCCAGGCACTCCTCGGCGACGCCCTTGCCCTGGCAGGAGCGTTGGGCGCTGCTGGGTACTGGATCTGTGGCAGGGCAGCCAGACAGAGGATGGATACCGGAACCTACGCGCGCACCGTGTACGGCACGGCGGCTGTCGTGACGGTAGCGCTGGCCGCTGTTTCGGGAGCTCCCTTGGCCGGCTTCTCGGGAAGCAACTGGCTTCTGCTGGTCCTCATTGCCCTGGTCCCCCAGGGGGTCGGTCACACTTCCTTCAACTGGGCCCTGAAACACCTCTCAGCGACAGCTGTATCGGTTTTCGCGTTAGGGGAACCCGTAGGCGCTTCGCTCCTGGCCTATCTGTTCTTGGGCGAAAGTCCCCCACCGGGGACCCTCCTTGGCGGTGTGGCCGTACTCCTGGGCATTTACTTGACCCTTCAGGGCGAAAGAGTCAAGACCACGAAAGGAAGAAGAGGGAGCGCGTGA
- a CDS encoding 1-acyl-sn-glycerol-3-phosphate acyltransferase, with the protein WKNRLGAALHLQTVEVTGLENIPVKGPALLAPNHLNWKDIFFTAAVVARQLYFVGTHELFDYRFCRHMIYKYSLRTVRPRLTKPFFKWLATYLARVIVPRVRRVGTIPIKRNDHDRQFFEVSKEYLRMGRAICIFPEGRIGDGKSLRPFKMGAAKILLDLYHEGRRHIPAIPIAIKGTERFFLPWRKLVFRVGRPIYIDDFIDRRDRVSMLSFTRELQNRVAELFHRA; encoded by the coding sequence TGGAAGAACAGACTGGGTGCGGCCCTGCATCTACAGACCGTGGAGGTCACGGGCCTGGAGAACATCCCCGTGAAGGGACCGGCTTTGCTCGCCCCCAATCATCTGAACTGGAAGGACATCTTCTTCACGGCGGCCGTTGTGGCGCGGCAGCTCTATTTTGTCGGGACGCACGAGCTTTTCGACTATCGCTTCTGCCGCCACATGATCTACAAGTATTCCTTGCGGACGGTGCGTCCGCGCCTCACGAAGCCCTTCTTCAAATGGCTGGCGACCTACCTGGCTCGGGTGATCGTGCCCAGGGTCAGACGGGTAGGAACGATCCCTATCAAGCGCAACGATCACGATCGGCAGTTCTTCGAGGTGTCGAAAGAATACTTGAGAATGGGGCGAGCCATTTGTATTTTTCCGGAGGGACGCATCGGAGACGGGAAAAGCCTTCGTCCCTTCAAGATGGGAGCGGCGAAGATCCTCCTGGACTTGTACCACGAGGGAAGGCGGCACATCCCGGCGATCCCGATCGCCATCAAGGGGACGGAGAGGTTTTTCCTGCCGTGGCGAAAGCTTGTGTTCCGGGTCGGCAGACCCATTTACATCGATGACTTCATCGACCGTCGGGACCGGGTGTCGATGCTGAGCTTCACGCGTGAGCTCCAGAATCGCGTGGCCGAGCTTTTCCATCGAGCGTGA
- a CDS encoding ATP-dependent Clp protease adaptor ClpS yields the protein MAERPEGLPNPRKSGPRVDRPWRVVLYNDDVHKFEDVVRQVRKATGFSLLRAMEITYVAHNVGEAVVYEGAFVDCVHIADELRKGGLSVRIFG from the coding sequence ATGGCGGAGCGACCAGAAGGACTACCGAATCCGCGGAAAAGCGGGCCGCGCGTCGATAGACCCTGGCGAGTCGTGCTGTACAACGACGATGTCCATAAGTTCGAGGATGTGGTGCGTCAAGTCCGTAAGGCTACCGGATTCTCCCTCCTTCGAGCCATGGAAATTACCTATGTGGCCCACAATGTGGGGGAAGCCGTCGTGTACGAGGGGGCCTTTGTCGATTGTGTCCACATCGCCGACGAGCTGCGCAAAGGCGGGCTGTCGGTGCGCATCTTCGGATAG
- a CDS encoding aminotransferase class I/II-fold pyridoxal phosphate-dependent enzyme: MDVRYDPFLGPKAENFELLKELILQVLFWQARWRRSHFPADPSLYPQRGVDEAAVAHLRCALREFLARMERNIPFSHPRYVAQMLKDPGIPAIVAYFATMLINPNNHAYEGGPVTTEMELEVVDDLKRMLGFDRGWGHLTSGGTLANMEAMWAVRDTLREGTVVFSAGSHYSWKRICSVLRIRSWREIPVDRNYRLDLDALESVLRARRVVMVVANLGTTGTGSVDPLPEILRLRDRYGFHLHVDAAYGGYARSILLEADGRLKPLGQIEWLSREVYESLQVLPEADSVTIDPHKHGLVMYGAGGLIFRDERFQRTLLNTAPYTYHVRQKPNLGMLTLEGSRPGAAAAATWFTHRLFPLHAEGLGAILAETLKAAREFAARLPRETDWEPLVWPNLDIVCFHPKRGNRTFEELNGLASALYQEMSVEAESPEFVFSKFVVEPSTARRFLGLRRKPEQGWITLRAVLMKHWLSLPPKPTYIDRMIEVLRRKPGPG, encoded by the coding sequence ATGGACGTTCGCTACGATCCTTTCCTGGGTCCGAAAGCCGAGAACTTCGAGCTGCTGAAAGAGCTGATTCTGCAGGTTCTGTTCTGGCAGGCTCGCTGGCGGAGGTCGCACTTCCCCGCGGACCCGAGTTTGTACCCTCAGCGCGGGGTCGACGAAGCCGCTGTCGCGCACTTGCGCTGTGCTCTGCGGGAGTTTCTCGCGCGCATGGAGAGGAATATCCCGTTTTCGCATCCCCGATACGTGGCACAAATGCTCAAGGATCCCGGCATCCCGGCGATCGTGGCGTACTTTGCCACGATGCTGATCAACCCCAATAACCACGCCTACGAAGGGGGACCGGTCACCACGGAAATGGAGCTGGAGGTTGTCGACGACCTCAAGCGGATGCTCGGTTTTGACCGGGGATGGGGGCACCTGACCAGCGGCGGTACACTGGCCAATATGGAAGCCATGTGGGCGGTGCGCGACACCCTTCGGGAGGGGACGGTGGTATTCAGTGCGGGATCGCATTACTCCTGGAAGCGAATCTGTTCGGTCCTTCGGATTCGCAGTTGGCGCGAGATCCCTGTCGATCGTAACTACCGGCTGGATCTCGACGCGCTGGAGTCAGTTCTGCGCGCGCGGCGAGTGGTGATGGTGGTGGCAAACCTGGGTACCACCGGCACAGGATCCGTCGATCCCCTACCCGAGATCCTTCGACTGCGGGACCGATACGGCTTCCACCTGCACGTGGACGCAGCCTATGGTGGCTACGCCCGCTCTATTCTCCTGGAGGCCGATGGCCGGCTCAAGCCCCTGGGCCAGATCGAGTGGCTGTCGCGCGAGGTGTACGAATCCCTGCAGGTGCTGCCGGAGGCTGACTCCGTTACGATCGATCCCCACAAGCACGGGCTGGTCATGTACGGCGCCGGGGGACTTATTTTCCGTGACGAAAGGTTTCAAAGGACGCTTCTCAATACCGCGCCCTACACCTACCACGTCCGGCAGAAGCCGAACCTGGGCATGCTCACGCTGGAAGGGTCGCGTCCGGGGGCAGCAGCGGCCGCTACCTGGTTTACCCATCGCCTCTTTCCGCTTCACGCAGAGGGCCTGGGTGCGATCTTGGCTGAGACCCTGAAGGCAGCGCGGGAGTTTGCCGCGCGCCTGCCAAGGGAGACAGACTGGGAGCCTCTGGTCTGGCCCAACCTGGACATTGTCTGCTTTCACCCGAAGCGGGGAAACCGTACCTTCGAGGAGCTGAACGGGCTTGCTTCCGCCCTATATCAGGAGATGTCGGTTGAGGCGGAGAGTCCCGAATTCGTCTTCTCGAAGTTCGTCGTGGAGCCAAGTACGGCGAGGCGCTTTCTCGGTCTTCGGCGGAAGCCTGAGCAGGGTTGGATCACCTTGCGTGCGGTGCTGATGAAGCACTGGCTTAGCCTGCCTCCCAAGCCCACGTACATCGACCGGATGATTGAGGTGCTGCGGCGCAAGCCGGGGCCGGGGTAG